A stretch of Campylobacter gracilis DNA encodes these proteins:
- the fdhD gene encoding formate dehydrogenase accessory sulfurtransferase FdhD, which produces MEPIYRAEIVKFKGDERRIINDILVREIKLEILLNGKRFGALMATPSDLKALAVGYLLSENLISDPSGIRGIELAPDGLSVNVCGEINEKRLNSFDAEKVIISGCGRSSTANIDPEAMAARKVRSDAKFHKNEILNLMSEFYTQCELYEMTGCVHTAKLFTASGEYFIGEDIAQHNTIDKSVGKAVLAGHDTQGSLLLVSGRLSSEMVAKAVMSGVSALVSRTAPTSLGVVIARKFDLTLCGFARGENLNVYSGEERILS; this is translated from the coding sequence ATGGAGCCGATTTATAGGGCGGAGATAGTTAAATTTAAAGGGGATGAAAGAAGGATCATAAACGATATCTTGGTTCGTGAGATCAAACTTGAAATTTTACTAAACGGCAAGCGTTTCGGCGCGCTGATGGCGACTCCGAGCGATTTAAAGGCGCTTGCGGTAGGCTATTTGCTGAGCGAAAATTTAATCTCGGATCCAAGCGGCATAAGAGGCATCGAGCTCGCGCCTGACGGACTTAGCGTGAATGTATGCGGCGAGATAAACGAAAAACGGCTAAATAGCTTCGATGCCGAAAAGGTCATCATCAGCGGCTGTGGGCGCAGCTCTACCGCAAATATCGATCCAGAGGCGATGGCGGCGCGTAAAGTCCGCTCGGACGCTAAATTTCATAAGAATGAAATTTTAAATTTGATGAGCGAGTTTTACACGCAGTGCGAGCTTTACGAGATGACCGGCTGCGTGCATACCGCAAAGCTCTTTACCGCGAGCGGCGAGTATTTTATCGGCGAGGATATCGCCCAGCACAATACCATCGATAAATCGGTCGGAAAGGCGGTCTTGGCGGGGCACGATACGCAGGGCTCGCTTCTTTTAGTAAGCGGCAGGCTAAGCTCCGAAATGGTCGCCAAAGCCGTAATGAGCGGCGTTAGCGCGCTTGTTTCGCGTACGGCTCCTACGAGCCTCGGCGTCGTGATCGCGCGTAAATTTGATCTTACCCTTTGCGGCTTCGCGCGCGGCGAAAATTTAAACGTCTATAGCGGCGAAGAGAGAATTTTGAGTTAA
- the tupB gene encoding tungstate ABC transporter permease TupB has product MDFILEGILSAFGLLLSGDAETFSAIKATLYTSSISILFAIVIGFPIGFILGFCEFRARRTLRLLSDVALAMPTVAIGLILYAFISRNGPLGELGLLFTLKAVMLGQFVLALPIIVSLSASVIENMDKKHYLNIMNYRLSPLNLILCVLYELRYALLVVIATAYGRIVAEVGVAMMIGGNIKYFTRTITTAISLETNKGEFAMGIALALVLILIAFAVNLAIHALKRLDR; this is encoded by the coding sequence TTGGACTTTATTTTAGAAGGAATTTTAAGCGCATTCGGGCTACTTCTTAGCGGCGACGCGGAGACCTTTTCGGCGATTAAAGCGACGCTTTACACTTCAAGCATCTCGATACTTTTCGCTATTGTAATCGGCTTTCCGATAGGATTTATCCTCGGATTTTGCGAATTTCGCGCCCGCAGAACGCTTAGGCTTTTAAGCGACGTAGCGCTTGCGATGCCCACTGTAGCAATAGGACTGATACTTTATGCTTTCATATCCAGAAACGGCCCTTTGGGCGAGCTGGGGCTGCTTTTTACGCTCAAGGCCGTGATGCTCGGGCAGTTTGTGCTGGCGCTCCCTATCATCGTCTCGCTAAGCGCCAGCGTCATCGAAAATATGGATAAGAAGCACTATCTAAACATTATGAACTACCGCCTAAGCCCGCTAAATTTAATCCTTTGCGTGCTTTATGAGCTGCGCTACGCCCTACTCGTCGTCATCGCCACCGCTTACGGGCGGATCGTCGCCGAGGTGGGCGTAGCGATGATGATCGGCGGCAATATCAAATATTTCACCCGCACGATCACCACGGCGATCTCGCTTGAGACCAACAAGGGCGAATTTGCGATGGGTATAGCGCTCGCGCTGGTGCTGATTTTGATAGCGTTTGCGGTAAATTTAGCCATCCACGCGCTAAAAAGGTTAGATCGATGA
- the tupA gene encoding tungstate ABC transporter substrate-binding protein TupA — protein MKKIFFVSLALSASLFAADNDLVMATTTSTDNTGLLDAIYPAYKAETGVDVKWTAVGTGAALKLGENCDADILFVHSPKVEKEFVEKGFGVDRTPVMYNDFILIADKSIAPKFKGKDLKGSFELIKAEKIKFFSRGDKSGTDNKEKGIWKKVEGAVPENEAWYNQTGQGMIATINAAAEQKGVTFTDRGTYIKYEDNKKGNPDMVIINEGDNDLKNFYSVIAVNPKHCPKADYENAQRFIKWITSEKGQKFVGDFKLLNKPLFTPDANTRKN, from the coding sequence ATGAAAAAAATATTTTTTGTTTCGCTCGCTCTTAGTGCGAGCCTTTTTGCCGCTGATAACGATTTGGTGATGGCAACTACAACGAGCACCGATAATACGGGCTTACTAGACGCGATCTATCCTGCGTATAAGGCGGAAACCGGCGTCGATGTCAAATGGACGGCGGTAGGCACAGGTGCTGCTCTAAAGCTTGGCGAGAACTGCGATGCGGACATACTTTTCGTGCATTCGCCGAAGGTCGAGAAGGAATTTGTAGAAAAAGGCTTCGGCGTTGATCGCACGCCCGTTATGTATAATGATTTTATCCTCATCGCCGATAAATCCATCGCGCCTAAATTTAAAGGCAAGGATCTTAAGGGTTCGTTTGAGCTGATCAAGGCGGAGAAGATTAAATTTTTCTCTCGCGGCGATAAATCGGGCACCGATAACAAAGAGAAAGGTATTTGGAAAAAGGTTGAGGGCGCCGTGCCTGAAAATGAGGCGTGGTATAACCAAACCGGTCAAGGCATGATCGCTACGATCAACGCAGCCGCCGAGCAAAAGGGCGTGACCTTTACCGATCGCGGCACCTACATCAAATACGAGGATAATAAAAAGGGAAATCCCGATATGGTTATCATCAATGAAGGCGATAACGATCTGAAGAATTTTTACTCCGTAATCGCGGTCAATCCGAAGCACTGCCCAAAAGCCGACTATGAAAACGCGCAGCGCTTCATTAAATGGATCACTAGCGAGAAGGGGCAGAAGTTCGTAGGCGATTTCAAGCTGCTAAATAAGCCGCTTTTCACCCCTGATGCGAATACTCGCAAGAATTAG
- a CDS encoding winged helix-turn-helix domain-containing protein, translating to MEIDIKIDDKKVSEIKRLILNLLNPSGKLDCGAAFKIAAKLGVDASVVGDLAAREGIRIDRCELGQFGKLQCSGGSIKALKKLDPFLDEKRRIFCRDARAVASGGVGFDTVRSTLKEHAIDVKYCQLGCFKEKKGKRMRVKTKTWIENAQGELIFGKGKTEVLDVIAQTGSISKAAEVLGMNYKKCWSHLQILQKNLQEELFSTKQGGGNAAGTTLNARAYELIAAYKQLQSDIENYANERFKELFLKKEGEKDASKAADKNH from the coding sequence ATGGAGATAGATATCAAGATAGACGATAAAAAAGTAAGCGAAATCAAAAGGCTGATTTTAAATTTACTAAATCCAAGCGGCAAGCTCGATTGCGGCGCGGCGTTTAAGATCGCCGCCAAATTAGGCGTGGATGCGAGCGTCGTAGGAGATCTCGCGGCGCGCGAAGGGATACGGATAGATCGTTGCGAACTCGGACAGTTCGGCAAGCTGCAATGTAGCGGAGGCAGTATAAAGGCCCTGAAAAAGCTAGATCCATTTTTGGATGAGAAAAGGCGGATTTTTTGCCGCGACGCCCGCGCCGTAGCTAGCGGCGGAGTGGGGTTCGATACCGTGCGCTCTACGCTTAAGGAGCACGCCATAGACGTGAAATATTGTCAGCTGGGCTGCTTTAAGGAGAAGAAAGGCAAAAGAATGAGGGTAAAAACAAAAACTTGGATCGAAAATGCGCAGGGCGAGCTCATTTTCGGCAAGGGCAAAACCGAAGTGCTAGATGTGATCGCTCAAACGGGCTCTATCTCTAAGGCTGCCGAGGTTTTGGGGATGAATTACAAAAAGTGCTGGAGCCATCTGCAAATTTTACAAAAAAATCTGCAAGAGGAGCTCTTTAGCACCAAGCAAGGCGGCGGCAATGCCGCAGGCACGACGCTAAATGCGCGCGCTTATGAGCTGATCGCCGCATATAAGCAGCTGCAAAGCGATATAGAAAACTACGCAAACGAGCGCTTTAAGGAGCTTTTTTTGAAAAAAGAGGGCGAGAAAGACGCAAGTAAAGCGGCAGATAAAAACCATTAA
- a CDS encoding aminotransferase class V-fold PLP-dependent enzyme has translation MLSLDEIRKNIILKPGVHYFDYTASGLAYEPVEREIGEILKTYANTHSDSSSSAIITQRRYEGARESLKKLLGLDERFYLIACGQGATAAIKKFQELLGIYLPPATRGAIGEANLRAAQLPLVLVSPYEHHSNELSFREGLCDYLRVPLSESGEIDLLALERILKLNAGRRIIGSFSAASNVTGVISDYKKISELIRAAGGIVAFDCAALSSHANLDCDHFDAIFLSPHKLLGGPASCGLLAIKKQLLNSDVPTFAAGGTVAYASREGHVFLKNPEQLEEGGTPPIIGLMRANLAYALRNEVGFEQIKSAEDELAGLFESELAGIDEIINYAPKGAPRLPIISFNVRGVSAYDFAASLSNDYGIQTRAGVMCAGPYAHDLLGIKEGRMPESKPGFVRVSLHYTHTERDVRYLTGAIKSCIKKHRELWGEEKAMYEMFGGKI, from the coding sequence ATGCTAAGCTTAGACGAAATTCGAAAAAATATCATCCTAAAACCGGGCGTGCATTATTTTGACTACACCGCTTCGGGGCTTGCTTATGAGCCCGTAGAGCGCGAGATAGGCGAAATTTTAAAAACCTACGCCAACACCCACTCCGACAGTAGCTCCAGTGCCATCATCACGCAGCGACGCTACGAGGGCGCACGCGAGAGCCTAAAAAAGCTACTTGGGCTTGACGAGCGGTTTTATCTCATCGCCTGCGGGCAGGGCGCGACGGCCGCGATCAAGAAATTTCAAGAGCTGCTCGGCATTTACCTGCCGCCTGCGACCAGAGGCGCGATCGGCGAGGCAAATCTACGCGCAGCGCAGCTTCCGCTCGTGCTCGTTTCGCCCTACGAACACCACTCAAACGAGCTTAGCTTTCGCGAGGGGCTTTGCGACTACCTGCGCGTGCCACTTAGCGAATCGGGCGAGATCGATCTGCTCGCGCTTGAGCGTATCTTGAAGCTAAACGCCGGACGCCGCATTATCGGTTCGTTTAGCGCCGCCTCAAACGTCACGGGCGTCATCAGTGACTACAAAAAGATCAGCGAACTAATCAGAGCTGCGGGCGGCATCGTTGCCTTTGACTGTGCGGCACTTAGCTCGCACGCAAATTTAGACTGCGACCATTTTGACGCGATTTTCCTCTCGCCGCATAAGCTATTAGGAGGGCCTGCTAGCTGCGGGCTTTTGGCAATCAAAAAGCAGCTTCTAAATAGCGACGTGCCGACATTTGCCGCGGGCGGGACGGTCGCCTACGCCAGCCGCGAAGGGCACGTGTTTTTGAAAAACCCCGAGCAGCTAGAGGAGGGCGGTACGCCGCCTATTATCGGGCTCATGCGGGCAAATTTAGCCTACGCGCTGCGAAACGAGGTGGGTTTTGAGCAAATAAAAAGCGCCGAGGACGAGCTCGCGGGGCTTTTTGAGAGCGAGCTAGCAGGCATAGACGAGATCATAAACTACGCTCCAAAGGGCGCGCCGCGGCTGCCGATAATTTCTTTTAACGTGCGCGGCGTCTCGGCGTATGATTTCGCCGCGAGCCTTAGCAACGACTATGGTATCCAGACGCGCGCCGGCGTAATGTGCGCGGGCCCGTACGCTCACGATCTGCTGGGTATCAAGGAGGGGCGCATGCCAGAAAGTAAGCCTGGCTTCGTGCGCGTGAGCCTGCACTACACGCACACCGAGCGCGACGTGCGCTATCTCACGGGTGCGATAAAATCCTGCATCAAAAAGCACCGCGAGCTTTGGGGTGAGGAAAAGGCGATGTATGAGATGTTCGGCGGGAAAATTTAA
- the tupC gene encoding tungstate ABC transporter ATP-binding protein TupC: MNADKQTRPSKNFAGKNRAERERENFMSENFKSTNSIGENSTSANFASKNFAVGNSKSKNSATENSISANSAGKNSTNKIYASENSARKNFANENSAAVRSVPNSELISVRDLVLRYGRSEILNIPSLDLNTSGITALLGSNGSGKSTLLRILSFLQRPSSGSVELWGQRAPSLQTLRQTCLLLPEPVLLKRSVEQNFKFALKSRGALAEFDERVDEALGLTGLDRGFLSKKHFELSSGQTQRIAFALALAQRAKLYLLDEPTNSLDLAASKLFARAILFMRSRYGCGFIIASHDEKWLSAIAQRSVFLHRGKICEFEYKNIFDVQNGVLKFSDEISLCLEEGLARARKIAINPSKILLSKSPFERCFAGILHSVSLQYGSSLLIKIKAGDLLLKCVTAQDERCWSAGERIYFGFEDGAFLGLE, translated from the coding sequence ATGAATGCAGACAAGCAAACGCGCCCGAGCAAAAATTTCGCGGGCAAAAACCGGGCGGAGCGGGAGCGCGAAAATTTTATGAGCGAAAATTTCAAGAGCACAAATTCTATAGGCGAGAATTCTACGAGCGCAAATTTTGCGAGCAAAAATTTCGCCGTGGGAAATTCTAAGAGTAAAAATTCTGCAACCGAGAATTCCATTAGCGCAAATTCTGCGGGTAAAAATTCTACAAACAAAATTTACGCGAGTGAGAATTCTGCGAGAAAGAATTTTGCAAATGAGAATTCCGCTGCTGTGCGATCTGTACCCAATAGCGAGCTGATCTCGGTTCGGGATCTAGTGCTGCGCTATGGACGGAGCGAAATTCTAAATATCCCTAGCCTTGATCTAAATACGAGCGGCATCACGGCGCTTTTGGGTTCCAACGGCAGCGGCAAATCCACGCTACTGCGGATTTTGTCCTTTTTGCAGCGTCCGAGTAGCGGCAGCGTGGAGCTTTGGGGGCAGCGGGCGCCCTCTTTGCAGACGCTGCGGCAGACCTGCTTGCTGCTGCCCGAGCCCGTGCTTTTAAAACGCAGCGTGGAGCAAAATTTTAAATTTGCGCTCAAAAGTCGCGGCGCGCTTGCGGAATTTGACGAGCGAGTGGACGAAGCGCTCGGCCTAACGGGGCTTGATAGAGGTTTTTTATCAAAGAAGCATTTCGAGCTTAGCTCGGGGCAGACGCAGCGCATCGCGTTTGCGCTCGCTCTGGCGCAGCGCGCGAAGCTCTATCTGCTCGACGAGCCGACCAACAGCCTCGATCTTGCCGCCTCCAAGCTCTTTGCGCGCGCGATTTTATTTATGCGGAGTCGCTACGGCTGCGGTTTTATCATCGCCAGCCACGATGAGAAATGGCTCAGCGCGATCGCGCAAAGAAGCGTATTTCTGCATCGCGGCAAGATATGCGAATTTGAATACAAAAATATCTTTGACGTGCAAAACGGAGTTTTAAAATTTTCGGATGAAATTTCGCTGTGCCTTGAAGAGGGGCTCGCACGCGCTCGCAAAATCGCGATAAATCCGAGTAAAATTTTATTATCCAAAAGCCCGTTTGAGCGCTGCTTTGCGGGGATTTTGCACTCGGTTTCGCTTCAGTACGGCTCCTCGCTACTCATCAAGATCAAAGCGGGCGATCTGCTACTAAAATGCGTCACGGCGCAGGATGAGAGGTGCTGGAGCGCGGGCGAGAGGATCTATTTCGGATTTGAAGACGGCGCGTTTTTAGGGCTGGAGTAA
- a CDS encoding ankyrin repeat domain-containing protein, with protein MKSFKLRFIYAICVVVACALYLLAERSGLVERKQTHFTVTSDTNVSKVPGLSKYVTQEEVDSFAFRYWDIDYNSNPKNAFKEPAIDVELKRLLKSKQTDKILKFMKDNNLTVDHTMHGGVTPVMYSSFWDDTNTTQELIKLGADIHKKDEYKLSAMAYAIENNATKTVRLLLDNGVKFEEVKMVQGYIVCPRYSDDTEIIVGNNIDIKLRTECLINHNHSKDPVYPLNYAIYSNLIEIADMMLQKGMKPKAYEGPLYYLSNSSIPFQRKEIFKRSIYTFLPRDMMYKDKLKLLIKHNIDGLPDKDDFIVARNNCLNNTAMSIKEKESYINHMNDYCYGEKILESYDWALRGRWEVKNNEEKDKGTDRYWKEKDFIKFFGYMPNDKKCTKLEPDIKILNFYNMKIDRYKALCGNGLSDEEILQKSSLKDKNSTEAFDIETFFKYLNFEEMLEKAKVKILHNGEKIDIKDYAEILRQEAAKKLDSNQ; from the coding sequence TTGAAAAGCTTTAAACTTCGGTTTATTTACGCTATCTGCGTGGTGGTCGCATGCGCGCTGTATCTATTAGCCGAAAGATCGGGTCTTGTGGAGCGCAAACAAACTCATTTTACCGTTACTTCAGATACAAATGTCTCAAAAGTACCGGGCCTTAGCAAATACGTAACCCAAGAAGAGGTCGATAGCTTCGCATTTCGCTACTGGGATATAGATTACAATTCAAATCCAAAAAACGCATTTAAAGAACCTGCCATAGACGTAGAACTAAAAAGGCTTTTAAAAAGCAAGCAAACGGATAAAATTTTAAAATTTATGAAAGATAACAATCTAACCGTCGATCATACTATGCACGGAGGGGTAACGCCCGTGATGTATTCTAGCTTTTGGGATGATACAAATACTACTCAAGAGCTTATAAAGCTAGGTGCGGATATACACAAAAAAGACGAATACAAGCTATCCGCTATGGCTTATGCGATAGAAAATAATGCTACTAAAACGGTAAGACTGCTTTTAGACAACGGGGTTAAATTTGAAGAGGTCAAAATGGTGCAGGGCTATATAGTTTGCCCTAGATATTCTGACGATACCGAAATCATAGTTGGCAACAATATAGATATAAAATTACGTACCGAGTGTTTAATCAATCACAATCACTCAAAAGACCCTGTTTATCCATTAAACTATGCAATATATAGTAACCTTATAGAAATTGCCGATATGATGCTACAAAAAGGTATGAAACCGAAAGCATATGAAGGTCCTTTGTATTATTTAAGTAATAGCAGCATTCCATTTCAGCGAAAAGAAATATTTAAAAGATCTATTTATACTTTTCTTCCGCGGGATATGATGTATAAAGATAAATTAAAATTATTAATAAAACATAATATAGATGGCTTGCCTGATAAAGATGACTTTATTGTAGCTCGCAACAATTGTCTGAATAATACAGCCATGTCTATAAAAGAGAAGGAGTCTTACATAAATCATATGAACGATTACTGCTATGGAGAAAAGATCTTAGAATCATACGATTGGGCTCTTCGAGGCAGATGGGAAGTTAAAAATAACGAAGAAAAAGATAAAGGAACGGATAGATACTGGAAAGAAAAAGATTTTATAAAATTTTTCGGTTATATGCCAAATGATAAAAAATGTACTAAGCTAGAACCGGATATTAAAATATTAAATTTCTATAATATGAAAATAGATAGATATAAAGCTCTTTGCGGCAATGGGCTGAGCGATGAAGAGATTTTGCAAAAAAGCAGCCTTAAAGATAAAAATAGTACCGAGGCATTCGATATTGAGACATTTTTTAAATATTTAAATTTTGAGGAAATGCTAGAGAAAGCGAAAGTGAAAATTCTACATAACGGCGAGAAAATAGATATAAAAGATTATGCCGAAATTCTAAGACAAGAAGCGGCTAAAAAACTAGATAGTAATCAATAA